Below is a genomic region from Cryptosporangium minutisporangium.
CCAGGGCTGGTTCGTCGTCGCCTGGATCGGCGACACACCGGTCGGCTGCGGGGGCTGGCGGGCGCACCCGCTGCCGGGCGGGAGCGCGTCGGCGGCCGAGATCAAGCGGATGTTCGTCGCGGCGGCCGCGCGGCGTCGCGGCGTCGCCCGGACGCTCCTCGCCGAGCTGGAGCGCACGGCTGCGGCGGCCGGGTACGCGCGGCTGATCCTGGAGGCCGGTGACCAGCAACCGGAGGCCGTGGCGCTCTACACGGCCGCGGGATACCGCGAGGCCGCACCGTTCGGGCTCTACGTCGAGGAGGAGGGTTCGCTCTACTTCGCGAAGGAGCTGTGACGTTCTCCGGACACACGAACGACGCGTAGCCCACTCGGACTACGCGTCGTCGAACGGTCAGGCGGGGGCTCTCAGCCCCGGACGACCTTGCCGGCCTTGATGCACGAGGTGCAGACCTGCTTGCGCACGGTCGTGCCGCCACCCGCCGGGACCCGCACGGTCTGGATGTTCGGGTTCCACCGGCGGTGGGTGCGCCGGTGG
It encodes:
- the rpmB gene encoding 50S ribosomal protein L28; translation: MASVCDVCGKGPGFGMSVSHSHRRTHRRWNPNIQTVRVPAGGGTTVRKQVCTSCIKAGKVVRG
- a CDS encoding GNAT family N-acetyltransferase → MTGNPSQPSAYPEVEAPQQDSLAATGVELRPTAFDSPEAGTLIAALQQEYLVRYGGYDETPVDPAEFAPPQGWFVVAWIGDTPVGCGGWRAHPLPGGSASAAEIKRMFVAAAARRRGVARTLLAELERTAAAAGYARLILEAGDQQPEAVALYTAAGYREAAPFGLYVEEEGSLYFAKEL